agaactgtTCATTGTCTTCATAGCTGCAACACTGAGGTCAATacataaccaataacacaatgGCAAATCGTGTATTTGATCTTAGTATATATCTGAGGAGGATTATTGGATGTTTCCACCtgcgatttttgttttttgttttgggagaATTCTTAGAACAAGTCGAATTTCTTCTTCAGTAAATCTTGCTTCCATCTAGGCAATTTGTAGAATGTTTCTTTCTCCATACCAAATACAGTCTTGAACTCTTCCTCAGACAGGTAAGCCTGATAGATTGGGTTGAGTAATATGATACCGACAATTCATGCTCAAATTAAGACgaggtaagaaaaaaaaaagctaattcGGCTCAAGTGATTCACCTCTCTGCGTTTGAAGTCAATTCCTGTCACTGGTGTCTCAGATTTCGCTTGTAGTCGTGCGTAGGTGAAGGTTGCTCCAGTTGTTTCTGCTTCAGAATCATCCTGCTTTGGTTTTACTTCCTCAGCACTTGCTTCTGCTGTAGGTGaaacttcctcatcttctttggCTTCAGTAGCTTCTTCGGAAGCCTCCACTTCTGAGAAagctttctcatcttttgcttcAGCTGTAACCACACATACTCATAGTGATCAAGCGATACAAGAGTTCAAGATATACTGACATAAGGACTACGCTTGTAGGTTACAGTCTGTTTCTGCAGATAGTAAATTCTacatttttacttttgtttaatCAAAAATCATGTGTCCTGTATGGTTTGTACTTATCTGCAATAGATCAATACTGTTAAAGAACTTACCAGAAGGGCTGGTATCAggtgatttcttcttctcggcAGTGAGAACTTGCGAGAGAGCAGCCACTGCTGCTGCTCTTTGTGACGCCTGACTTGTCAATCCTGGTCTTCGTGGAGGTGACTTTGATGATGGTGAAGAATTAAATGCAGATGATAAGGCGGCTAAAGCTTCAGCCCTTTGTCTTGGACCTCCTTGACTTCCATTTGATCTATCTCGGCTCTGCAGTTAAACAAAGATCAAGAACATGGGACAATAGTAGCTGTGATTTGCTAAACATGCCACAGTAAAACGCAACTGGCAAACGCCAGATTCTAACTAGAATTATGTTCTCTGCCTAAGCTGAAAAGCAGTAAGCAGATATGTGCCTTAACGGCTTAAACcctaataaattatttgaagGCAGTCAAAGGTTTGgataaatttgagaaattcaTGACAGGGAACCTCGTTAAAAATGGATTCAGAGCCTTTGTTCTTCATGGAAGTTCACATGATAAGTCAATATCTTCATAAGTGTATCAGAAAGAATCTAGTAGAAACATCAAAAAGGAGCTTAGAGTCTTAAGAGTCTTTACCGGAGAGCTTGTTCTCCCGGAAGAAGAATTAAATGCAGATGTCAGAGCAGCCAAAGCAGCAGCCCTTTGCCTTGGTCCTTGGTTCCCACTGCTAGACTGATCCTGCAGCAGAGGGGTATATTGTGAATCAACGGTTCCGAATGTAATATAGTATATAACAAAGGAGAGTCATCTATAGCTGGGTTTCCATTGTCACATCTATTCTTCTCTGCTACTGTTAAACAAGGAAACATAAAACACAGGCATGTTGTATCTCCAACTTTCCCCAGTAAGCATCTTAACTAAGTGTTTACCTCCACAACGTGGTGTGTACCAAGTAATAATGCTGCCTTCTTCTGGAAGGAATTCCCTTGCACCTGTATTACAGATAACCCAAGCTAAATCTGAGAAAAAAGTGGAACTTTACCGAAAAGTCAATGGAAATCAGACTAAACTTCTTGCTTTCTGACAGAGCTTCCCCTCAGTTTAATATAGATCTGTCCTCCTCTACACATGTAGAGCTTCCTCAGTTTTATCTAGCCTACTGTTCAATTTAACAAATGAGATGTGATCTCTAACTTCATTCTTTATAAGGGTGCTGACAACAGAACTGGCATTTGCATAGAGTGTAACAAACTTAATTCCTTTTCAATGAGTATGATCCCGAACCCTCTCTAACACTATCACATTAACAGCACCCTATTAAAAATAGACTCCCTTCTCATGGTAATAACCCAAAAGATATCTGCGAACAGAAAATCTTACAGTAGCTTTAGTAGAATCCCATGAAAAATAAGTGGTGAAGAAGCAGGGTTCATTTCCCTCCGTGATTTTGTATAATGGAACTTTTGGAGACAAGCCTTCCAGGGAACCAGCCAGATCTATGTATCTCTGCGCAAAAATGTACAATGAGCAAACAAGATAGAAAAGGAGCAGCAATAACTGATGCCGAGAAGCAAAATTGATGAAGCATATTACCTGGCCAATCTCAAAGGCAGTTTGTTTTTCCTTGGGATCCACACATTGACCAACCCAGACAAAAACTTCAGCATGAGTATCTAGTAAATGCATTTCCTCCGTCAAGAGGTCATCTTGATCAAAGTTGTGAATCTCTTCAACCTGTGCAGGGTAATGTTAAAACATGCACAcatcttgataaaaaaaattggatatatTTTTCCTAAATTCTTACCTGAAACTTTCCTGAGGATCCATTTAGACACattgtaaagaagaagataacgtTAGTATATGCAAGTTTATTAACAACAAATATGACCCTATTAGAGATGTTTTAACCCTCAGAATTGAGGTCCCGATTTCAATTACCTCTgttaaaggaaaaggaaaacaagtGAGGATCCCTGACAGTTTCAGCGGAAACCTTCTTGCTGGTGAAGTTCTGTTTTCCCCCAAGTGCAAACCAAAAGGATGAGCTCTCTGTTCCCTCTTTTGCGTGTTTGATAGTAATTCCAGGCTGACTTatcaagaaaaaagatgattaatTTACCATGAAGAACAGTGATAAGAAGTACGAGTGAGTTTCTATTTAGTAAgctttatataaattatacagTCCTCCGGCTTAGACAATTTCAGCTAAACTAAAATCTAAGATAGCACCATTAGAATACCTTTAAGAATTCAGCAACTTTAGCAGCCAGTTCTTGTTGCTCATGCGTACTATGGTTTCCATGCCAAAGGAACATGGAAGTACCAGATTGCAGAAGGAAGCAGTCATAAGAGTTTAAAGAAGTGGCCACCTGCAGAAAGGAGTAATAGAACATTACATGATCACACAAATAGGTAGCCAACGTTTGAACAGTGTAAAGTAGAAAAATGACTTCGCAAGAGAGAACATAAAGTAGGAAAGTACCGTTTCAACTTGTAGTGCTTTATTATTGTGAACTCCAGTTCCAGACACTTGAATAAGTGCAATTGATTCCGGAGTGTAGGTTTCATCTGATGAACCTTTCTCTGTCATACTATTTTTGTAACCAGAGCTCAAACCACCCTAAAAGTTTATGTAACTGTATCAATTACCAATATATACTCTTGCAGCAAAAATCAACTTGTATTaacaatgaaaagaaaaataccttAAGAACCACCATATGTTGAAAAAGTGCAACAAATTGTGGAGGTTCTTTACCCTCATATATACGGACCTGCAAGATGATCAAGTTATTTAACAATCTTTCAGTGCTAGTGGCCATTACTTGCAATGACAAAACATGGTACCTGCACTGGTCTTCCCTTCAACGAATTTGTCATTATGCTCGCTAGACGAACTGCTGTTTCTTGATCCTCCTAAACTCGGGAGAAAACATAAGTTAGATGGCTAAATTCAACATGttcaaatatatacataaagcCATAAACTGAATATATGAAATCCATTACAATATATACTCAAACTTTGAGGGCTACCTCAAAAGTCAAGAGGCAATAaatcataaccataaaataCAATAGTAATAGCATTCCCCAATAACTAAAGATTTAAACTGCAGAAAATTCACAAATATGAAGTTTGCAACATCTTGCTCCTTATAAGGTCGATACCCAAAATAGCAGATAAAATCATATAGACCCAACCAGGTTTCAAGCTTACTTATAAAATGTCGTAAAAGAGAACACCAGGTAGAAGCTAAAACATGCCGTCTTAGTCAATATATCATGTCTTCGTATCCTCTTTCCAGTAACTAACAGAGGAGCTAAAAATACTAATAGAAGAAATCgggacttcttttttttttctattaataaaaatattaaaggacCACATAGCAGTCCTCAGCATGTTTGTTATTTTCTCAAATCCTTTTCCCATGATTACCTGATTACTATTCTTTCCAAACCAACAGCACAGGAAGTAGTCTTCTTTCCTTTCACCAGAATGGTAAGTATAAAGGACCACATAGCAGTCCCCAGAATAGAGTTTTCCGACATCATCTTTGGATAGAGGAGTCTTGGAGTTGCCATCAATGTACCAAACCTATTACACGGGCTTAATGAGTTGGGATGAAATTAACCAATTAAGATTGAGTAAATAACAGCACAACAAGTCGGGAGACACAACAGACCTCCAACTTTCCGCCTCCTTCAAGCAATGGTGGAATCTCCTCATTAACTGTTGTGCTTTTTGACAGGCCCTTCAACCCAACACCTTGTTGCTTAAGTAATGCTACACAATAGCAAAGTACCAAAGTAAGTCAGGGCTAAGAGATCACTCAATTTTTTATTAACGATTAGAGTATCAACACAATCTTTACCAGCGACTTTTCCTCGTCCTTCTTCGTTAGCAGGAGTTGCTGAGCCTGATGGCCAAGAGTCAAAGTTAGACTTGAAAGAATGAGGCTCATAACCTTGGATAACACGGGTTATGCGTGTCGCCTTTGGCCTATTTTCACTAGCAACAAAATCCTGGAGAGGATAGTAAAAGTGAGAATCGATGCTCCGATATTCTAAGGGCTAAGCAAGTTAGCCGATTCTAGTGTTTACCTCAGCAGCTTGGATAGcagtttttctctcttccacTTGAGTCACTCGGCCAACCCAGATAAATACCTCAGAACCGCAGTCCAAAAGGTAGCATTTATTGTTTTCCAGCATAGATTTGGATAAATCACCTTCTATTGATTCCACCTTACCATCCGCGATACTAAAAAGGGGGTAACTATAAATCAATTTCCATAAACTAAGGCATAAATATAATAGGtaatattgaaaaacaaaatgacagTAAGCCATCAGGGTAGTTATATAACAGTGGTTAGAGCAAAAAAACAGCCGAACACCAATAGAGCAGATCAAAAGGACGACAAGTACCTATAAAGCTTAGGCGGAGTTGTCTCCGGAATACTTTCATCCTCACTAGCAACCTTCCTTGCTATTGGAGCAAAACCCCCAAAGAGGACCCAGAACTCGCCAGAATCTGATTCTGTATCTAACTTTCCATCATCTGTTATGCAAGGAAATCATTATACGTGCATGAGTACCACAATAAACTGTACcacttaaaaaaacttaattgaGCATCCAACTGCTGCTTGATTGACTGAGCAAAACGTGAAAAAGAAGATATTCAAAAATTAACAGTAAATTCATCTACTGCAACTTACCAACAATAGCAACGTCACAGGTTCCTTCATGAAACTTGTCTTTCAAATATTGAACAACTACCAACGCTTTAGCTCTCTCTTGGATATTTGAATTTGCACCATTAAATTGATAAATCTTCTCCTTGGTGTCCAAGATAAACACATCATCATGATTCAGTGATGAGCGAGCAAAAGGAACCTACACAAGAAAACAGATGAGTAAATACTTAGTAGTACTGATGCGAAGAGAGTACAACACTACAAAATATCTGCAGAAAAAGAAACCTGCTTCAAGTGGACAGCACGTTTCNGTAGAGCAGATCAAAAGGAAGATAAGTACCTATAAAGCTTAGGCGGAGTTGTCTCCGGAATAATTTCATCCTCACTAGCAACCTTCCTAGCTATTGGAGCAAAACCCCCAAAGAGGACCCAGAACTCGCCAGAATCTGATTCTGTATCTAACTTTCCATCATCTGTTATGCAAGGAAATCATTATACATGCATGAGTACCACAATAAACTGtaccactttaaaaaaaaagttaatccAACTGCTGCTTGATTGACTGAGCAAAACGTGAAAAAGAAGATATTCAAAAATTAACAGTAAATTCATCTACTGCAACTTACCAACAATAGCAACGTCACAGGTTCCTTCATGAAACTTGTCTTTCAAATATTGAACAACTACCAACGCTTTAGCTCTCTCTTGGATATTTGAATTTGCACCATTAAATTGATAAATCTTCTCCTTGGTGTCCAAGATAAACACATCATCATGATTCAGTGATGAGCGAGCAAAAGGAACCTACACAAGAAAACAGATGAGTAAATACTTAGTAGTACTGATGCGAAGAGAGTACAACACTACAAAATATCTGCAGAAAAAGAAACCTGCTTCAAGTGGACAGCACGTTTCCCTTTGCAGGTATACAGCCGGGTTTCAAACTCATCCTCCTCAGTTTTTCTAAATCCAGACGCAACACCGCCCTCTAGTGGTATAATGCAAGGCTTGAAGTAAGACAAGAATTTGTCAGATTCATGACCTTGAATTTCACGGTATTGGACAGCTCGGCCTCCAAGAGCTGCATCAAGTTCAACTGTCTTGACAGCTGCTGTTCCAGCTTCATCCTGGAATCGTCATTCGCAGATTAGTAATAATGGTGATTCACCTTTGCTTGTCTTCAAAATAAATGAAGTTAGAACGTAATATATGCTTTCATTCTACAAAAACTCCGAAAAATAATACCTGGCTGGTATCTTTACcaatccaaaaatgtatatcaaATAGATAAGCGCCCCCCTTATTCTGTGTTGTCTGCACATATGAAAGATAAACATGATAAATCTGAAAGATAAAAGGAGCATATAGTTCATACATCTGTAAGCTAGTATAAAGGtattatcttatataatctTCTCTTGAAGTGTAtataaaaagggaagaagaacaGTGGAAGAAATTCCAAACCTGCAAGACAATGTATGTATCTCCCATATAGAACTTTCCATGTTCAGACTTTGGCACTGGCACTGGTTCAAAATTTTCGATTCTCCAGATTTCGGTACCTCTAAGTAATGTTAAGTTCAACATCTCAGACAGCAGCAAAACATTCAACAATACCAACAAACTAGTGCATACCCACAAGAAATTGCATTTTCCTCTCTGTACTTCCGTTCATCAGTAGGAAACAATTATAAATTGCTTCACCACCTTACACTAATATTATAGCAAAGCGGGAAATAAATATTGTGAAAGGATACGGTTTCTGCCCGATTCCTTGAAACGCAGGATCCAATACTTTAGTTGACCCAGACATTTTGTATGCAATAGTTAATCTCTTCCTTTATGTGAAAATACATAAACCACCTGTCGAAAAACATAGAGcaagcagaaaaaaaataagaaggtAAGAGATTGTTTTGTAAGCTGAAATTGGCGATTGGATAGGACCCTATAGAAGACTAAAGAGCAACACAAAGGTCAGGTTTCTCTAAATGACAATCATATATGAGAATATACAGTATTAAGTACAAGCATGTTTGAGCTATATATAAGCTCAACAACAATCTTGCAAAGAGTAGTCAGTTCTCTCCCACAATTCATTATTGCCTGGAAATCAAATCATTCAAGATATTGTGTGATTCCTCAAGGAAAGGGGTTGCTAAAAAGCTCGGTTGTGAAATGATATAATCACTGAACAGGAGCCAGAGGGAATACAGGGAACTCTTATAAGATTAGCTTCGACGAATATTGAATCAAACCTTCCTAAGAACCATCCCCGCCACCAAGCTCCAAAACTTTATTAACAGCAAGAGCTCGAGGATGTCAATGTTATAGTGAAGACAAAACCACTTGCTAGACAATAAAACTCAGTCGTGATCCAGCTTTGAAGTAATAAATAGACACACACACTCACAAAAATCCTGTTGTAGCAACCTCTTGTGTATTGGTTTTGAAGATTTGGGTCAGCTAGAGATCGAGATAAAATTCTAGTTGATCAGTGTACCGTGTACTACA
The sequence above is drawn from the Camelina sativa cultivar DH55 chromosome 4, Cs, whole genome shotgun sequence genome and encodes:
- the LOC104781646 gene encoding villin-3; this translates as MSGSTKVLDPAFQGIGQKPGTEIWRIENFEPVPVPKSEHGKFYMGDTYIVLQTTQNKGGAYLFDIHFWIGKDTSQDEAGTAAVKTVELDAALGGRAVQYREIQGHESDKFLSYFKPCIIPLEGGVASGFRKTEEDEFETRLYTCKGKRAVHLKQVPFARSSLNHDDVFILDTKEKIYQFNGANSNIQERAKALVVVQYLKDKFHEGTCDVAIVDDGKLDTESDSGEFWVLFGGFAPIARKVASEDEIIPETTPPKLYSIADGKVESIEGDLSKSMLENNKCYLLDCGSEVFIWVGRVTQVEERKTAIQAAEDFVASENRPKATRITRVIQGYEPHSFKSNFDSWPSGSATPANEEGRGKVAALLKQQGVGLKGLSKSTTVNEEIPPLLEGGGKLEVWYIDGNSKTPLSKDDVGKLYSGDCYVVLYTYHSGERKEDYFLCCWFGKNSNQEDQETAVRLASIMTNSLKGRPVQVRIYEGKEPPQFVALFQHMVVLKGGLSSGYKNSMTEKGSSDETYTPESIALIQVSGTGVHNNKALQVETVATSLNSYDCFLLQSGTSMFLWHGNHSTHEQQELAAKVAEFLKPGITIKHAKEGTESSSFWFALGGKQNFTSKKVSAETVRDPHLFSFSFNRGKFQVEEIHNFDQDDLLTEEMHLLDTHAEVFVWVGQCVDPKEKQTAFEIGQRYIDLAGSLEGLSPKVPLYKITEGNEPCFFTTYFSWDSTKATVQGNSFQKKAALLLGTHHVVEDQSSSGNQGPRQRAAALAALTSAFNSSSGRTSSPSRDRSNGSQGGPRQRAEALAALSSAFNSSPSSKSPPRRPGLTSQASQRAAAVAALSQVLTAEKKKSPDTSPSAEAKDEKAFSEVEASEEATEAKEDEEVSPTAEASAEEVKPKQDDSEAETTGATFTYARLQAKSETPVTGIDFKRREAYLSEEEFKTVFGMEKETFYKLPRWKQDLLKKKFDLF